A region of the Bacteroidota bacterium genome:
TCCATTTTTATCGGAAATAACTGCACTTCCAATAGGAGAAGTCAAAGCCCCATCAGTCAATTTTATAGGTTGATTATTTTCAAATTTTAATCCACAATGGTATCCAAAATACCAATATTTGGCTTCTTGCTGTGAATAAGATATATGAAAAATCCCACACAATATTAGTATAAATAAAAAGACAATATTTGATTTATTATATTTTCCCATAATAAAAATCCAATTTTATTCCATCATCAAAAGCTATTTCAGTACCTGGCTGAATTGTTAAAGTGTTTCCTGAATTTATATAAATATCACAGGTGATAATATAATCAATACCTGTTGGATTATGATTGTCCCAAATTACATTTCCATTTGAGGTAATATCCCCACATTTATACCTATCATCAAATTCATACGCACCTATATCAATATCATGATGTAAAATACGTTCAGTGTCATCTAAATCATAAGGTAAAATATATAAAGCATTGTTATTACCTGTATTGAAACATGAAGATGATAATTGGATTCTGTAATCGAAACTACCAGTAAACATGGGATTAGTGTTTTTGCAATTTGTTAGTGGATTAGTAAATGTAGAACAGCAACAGTACGAATAGCCGTTATTTTCTTGAGGAATAGGATATGCCTGTGGGTAGAATTTTGCCGTATTGCCCCAAATAATTGTATTGGTTGCAGTAACATTGCACGAATTTAAATAAAATCCTCCTCCTGAGCCATCAGGTGCATTATTGTTGGCTATGGTATTATTGTAAAGATAAAAATCCGCATTACTGTAAATACCACCACCATCATTTGGTACACCATTCTCAACAATAAGGTTGTTTACAAAATAATTCAAATTCCCACTTGTATGCAAATTGGTTATATAAATGCCACCACCATTCTTGTCAGCATTATTTACTTTAAACTCACACAGTGCAACATGGCTATAACTTGCATCAAGATAAGAGCCACCTCCATTATTACTAGCAATATTTCCATCAAGATTATTTTCCTGAAAATGAATTATTACCGTTCCTGAAATATATACACCTCCTCCATCAACTGCCTGATTATTTTGAAAAAAATTGTTAATAATATCGCTAAACTCAGATGATACAATATAAAGACCGCCTCCATTTGTTGTAGCAATATTATCGGTGAAATTATTTCCGTCTAAATTAGAATTGTTTACAGTCATATTGTTGTTTATGTTAGACATATAAACACCGGCTCCGTTATTTGCATGGTTTAAAAAAATATTGTTTAAGAATATTTGTATATCGCTTTGGCAATTTTCCAAAAATACCCCCCCTCCATTATTGTCTGCTGTATTATTTTGAATATCACAGTTTTCAATATTCAGGTTTAGTGGCTGACTACCAGATTGGTATGCAAAAACACCTCCTCCATTACCGGGGTTTGTTATATTATGTGCTATATTAAGGAAAAAATTGCAATCATTTATATACACAGATGTTTGAGTAGTTTGTATATTGCTTGTTGCTATCCCAATAGCTCCACCACCACTATTTAATGAAGAACAATTACTTGTATTATTGACAAAACCAGAATACTCAATATTTACCAACTCCGTTTCTGCAATCCAAATAGCTCCTCCACCAGATTCTGCAGTATTATTCTCGAAACTACAGCCATTGATAGAATGTAATTGACTGCCACCCTCAATAAATATCCCTCCTCCATCTAATTGTGCTATATTGTCATGAAACAAACAATCTTCAACCTGTGCACGACTTGACCTAAATGAAATACCACCTCCTGAGTTACAAA
Encoded here:
- a CDS encoding right-handed parallel beta-helix repeat-containing protein, which translates into the protein MKTKKILSLLIMLLAFSTVSYSQIQIPAGPVSGIWSAPHYQVNGDIFIATGTNLLISTGTTVEFTGSYSLDVNGVITAFGSLGNEIIFTSDPLLGWKGIKISNNSNSNTFDYCIFEYVKKSTIPCLANNSGAVYLLLSNNTTFSNCTFRYNNICNSGGGISFRSSRAQVEDCLFHDNIAQLDGGGIFIEGGSQLHSINGCSFENNTAESGGGAIWIAETELVNIEYSGFVNNTSNCSSLNSGGGAIGIATSNIQTTQTSVYINDCNFFLNIAHNITNPGNGGGVFAYQSGSQPLNLNIENCDIQNNTADNNGGGVFLENCQSDIQIFLNNIFLNHANNGAGVYMSNINNNMTVNNSNLDGNNFTDNIATTNGGGLYIVSSEFSDIINNFFQNNQAVDGGGVYISGTVIIHFQENNLDGNIASNNGGGSYLDASYSHVALCEFKVNNADKNGGGIYITNLHTSGNLNYFVNNLIVENGVPNDGGGIYSNADFYLYNNTIANNNAPDGSGGGFYLNSCNVTATNTIIWGNTAKFYPQAYPIPQENNGYSYCCCSTFTNPLTNCKNTNPMFTGSFDYRIQLSSSCFNTGNNNALYILPYDLDDTERILHHDIDIGAYEFDDRYKCGDITSNGNVIWDNHNPTGIDYIITCDIYINSGNTLTIQPGTEIAFDDGIKLDFYYGKI